A window from Rana temporaria chromosome 8, aRanTem1.1, whole genome shotgun sequence encodes these proteins:
- the LOC120909402 gene encoding gastrula zinc finger protein XlCGF66.1-like, protein METIALTGSRRMSAVHDTTTYVSMEKDEKSQMTERILNLTLEIIYLLTGEKYAAVKITCIEGLLQGIYPAMSERWCRSQKSIAVPPPHSPTLERKNIQKVQEISNKLMELLTGEVPTRCQDVTESISISKDNKYLEGHKDLYKDVMIEDRPPLTSPGKRRF, encoded by the exons GAGAATGTCTGCTGTACACGATACAACCACATACGTATCGATGGAGAAGGACGAGAAGAGTCAGATGACAGAGAGGATATTAAACCTGactctggagatcatctacctgctgaccggagag AAATATGCTGCAGTGAAGATAACGTGTATTGAAGGTCTTTTACAAGGAATATATCCAGCGATGTCGGAACGATGGTGTCGAAGCCAGAAATCCATTGCAGTGCCTCCACCTCACTCCCCAACTCTTGAGAGAAAAAACATTCAGAAGGTTCAAGAAATCAGCAACAAACTTATGGAGCTTctaacaggagag GTTCCTacaaggtgtcaggatgtcacagaGAGTATCTCCATCTCCAAGGACAACaaatatttagaaggacacaaggatctctacaaggacgtcatgatagAGGAccggccgcccctcacatcaccgggtaagaggagatttTAA